A region of Reichenbachiella carrageenanivorans DNA encodes the following proteins:
- a CDS encoding HYC_CC_PP family protein, translating into MKQLTSILLAAAMLFGSMGFSMGTHFCGGEAMMDVLVLGHEHMDCGMGDMDQTCEADSHTLTIKKAPCCENVYWSLQLEEVYAHDIAAVSVQPMIAAVLLYDWSTSPWQEVELLKFFVPYTPPPLRRVLRVLYQTFRL; encoded by the coding sequence ATGAAACAGTTGACATCCATATTACTTGCTGCGGCCATGCTTTTTGGGAGTATGGGCTTTTCTATGGGGACCCATTTTTGTGGGGGCGAGGCGATGATGGATGTACTCGTGCTGGGGCATGAGCATATGGATTGTGGAATGGGTGATATGGATCAAACCTGTGAAGCCGATAGCCACACACTTACAATCAAAAAAGCGCCTTGTTGTGAAAATGTATATTGGTCGTTACAACTTGAAGAAGTATATGCACATGATATAGCTGCTGTGTCTGTACAGCCTATGATTGCTGCAGTGTTGCTCTACGATTGGTCTACCTCTCCTTGGCAAGAAGTGGAGTTGCTCAAGTTTTTTGTGCCGTATACCCCGCCACCACTCCGACGCGTACTTCGTGTCTTATACCAAACATTCCGTCTTTGA
- a CDS encoding efflux RND transporter permease subunit, which produces MLNRIIRFFLAHKLVTVLLMIVLIGWGLITAPFGWKTLFLPSDPVPVDAIPDIGENQQIIFTPWMGRSPQDIEDQITYPLTTSLLGIPGVKSIRSSSVFGFSSIYIIFNEDVEFYWSRSRILEKLNSLPVDLLPDGVRPSLGPDATALGQVYWYTIEGRDRDGNPTGGWDLHEIRSVQDFFVKYGLNAVEGVSEVASIGGFVQEYQIDVNPDALNAYDISLQQVMDAVRKSNRDVGAKTIEINQAEYLVRGLGYIKSIADIEETVVDVSAHHVPITIKDIALVTLGPATRRGLLDKEGAEVVGGVVVARHGSNPLAVINKVKDKIKDLSGGLPKKTLANGVESQLTIVPFYDRTQLINETLGTLEEALSLEILITILVVIVMVLNLRASILIAGLLPIAVLMVFIAMRYLGVDANIVALSGIAIAIGTMVDLGIVLSENVIKHMGEAPKSQRLIDTIYKASAEVSSAIVTAVSTTVVSFIPVFAMEAAEGKLFRPLAFTKTFALLSALAVSLLILPSIAHWVFGFSIHKKLKGKFIHGLLLVVGLLIAVFNSVWAGVTLMAFGLAWFFNLAIKKEYWISTNLKVIIVVISATWLMAKSWMPLGANASVALNFVFVVWIVALILGAFLMLEKYYLKVLYWCLDNKKKFLSIPVFLILFGVTTWLGFATVFGFVSNGFDLAGVQIRTTKIWSSMEKTFPGIGKEFMPALDEGSFLLMPTSMPHAGMTQNKRVVQQLDMLLANIPEVELAVGKMGRVESALDPAPISMYENIINYKSEYMVNKKGHRVKFKVDEDGNYKTQSGNYLSALDALDADLTFDELVPDDNGNYYRNWRPEIKSPDDIWNEIVKVTKIPGVTSAPKLQPIETRLIMLQTGMRAPMGVKVYGPDLATIESFGRELEVILKEVPSVKSEAVFADRIVGKPYIHLNIDRQKIARYGLSIEDIQQTIEAAVGGRQITSTVEGRERFPVRVRYPRELRDDPATLAKIYVRTSTGTQVPLGDLIHISYAQGPQMIKSEDTFLVGYVLFDKKDGYAEVDVVEESQRSIQNRIDEGTLVVPAGISFKFSGSYENQIRAEKRLAIIVPLVLIIIFLILYFQFKSISTSLMIFMGVAMAFSGAFMMLWFYGQDWFLDFSLFSTNMRELFQIQTVNLSVAVWVGFIALFGIATDDGVLIGTYLDQSMKKYQPATAEELREAVTRAGLRRIKPAVMTSATTIIALLPVLTSTGRGADVMIPMAIPAFGGMIVAAITFFVTPVLYYWREEYKLKKSTR; this is translated from the coding sequence ATGTTGAATCGAATTATACGTTTTTTCTTAGCGCATAAGCTAGTCACTGTATTGCTTATGATCGTGCTGATTGGCTGGGGGCTTATCACAGCTCCTTTTGGTTGGAAGACTCTTTTTTTGCCTTCGGATCCTGTGCCTGTCGATGCTATTCCAGATATTGGTGAAAACCAACAAATTATTTTTACGCCTTGGATGGGGCGATCTCCTCAAGATATAGAGGATCAAATTACTTATCCATTGACGACTTCCTTGCTGGGTATCCCCGGGGTAAAATCGATCAGGAGTTCGTCCGTTTTTGGATTTTCGAGTATCTATATCATTTTTAATGAAGACGTAGAGTTTTATTGGTCGCGTTCGCGAATTTTAGAAAAGCTCAATTCGTTACCCGTAGATCTTTTGCCAGATGGGGTTCGTCCTTCTTTAGGGCCAGATGCTACAGCACTTGGTCAGGTCTATTGGTACACGATCGAAGGGCGGGACAGAGACGGAAATCCTACTGGGGGGTGGGACTTACATGAAATAAGGTCTGTACAGGACTTTTTTGTCAAGTATGGGTTGAATGCCGTGGAGGGCGTGTCTGAAGTGGCTTCCATTGGAGGGTTTGTTCAGGAGTATCAAATAGATGTGAACCCTGACGCACTCAATGCCTATGATATTTCGCTACAGCAGGTCATGGATGCAGTCAGGAAATCCAACAGAGACGTAGGTGCAAAAACCATCGAAATCAACCAAGCGGAGTATTTGGTGCGAGGGTTGGGGTATATAAAATCTATTGCTGACATAGAAGAAACAGTAGTGGACGTGTCAGCACATCACGTACCGATTACCATCAAGGATATAGCTTTAGTAACTCTCGGGCCAGCCACACGGAGAGGGCTGCTCGACAAGGAGGGAGCGGAAGTAGTAGGAGGTGTGGTCGTAGCGCGTCATGGTTCCAATCCACTTGCCGTGATCAACAAAGTCAAAGACAAAATCAAAGATTTGTCAGGCGGTTTGCCTAAAAAGACCCTAGCCAATGGTGTAGAAAGTCAGTTGACGATCGTACCTTTCTATGATCGCACACAGCTGATCAACGAAACGCTTGGCACATTGGAGGAAGCACTTTCGTTAGAAATACTCATTACCATACTGGTGGTGATCGTAATGGTGCTCAACTTACGGGCTTCTATCCTCATTGCAGGATTACTACCTATTGCGGTATTGATGGTGTTTATCGCCATGCGCTATTTGGGGGTAGATGCCAATATTGTTGCCCTTTCGGGAATAGCCATTGCTATCGGTACTATGGTGGACTTGGGTATTGTCCTGTCCGAAAATGTGATCAAACATATGGGCGAAGCTCCTAAATCGCAGCGACTCATTGATACGATTTATAAGGCGTCGGCCGAGGTGAGTTCGGCTATTGTTACGGCCGTGTCTACCACTGTTGTGAGTTTTATTCCCGTTTTTGCGATGGAGGCTGCCGAAGGAAAACTTTTTAGGCCTTTGGCTTTTACCAAAACTTTTGCCTTGCTCTCTGCTCTGGCCGTATCACTTTTGATTTTGCCTAGCATTGCACATTGGGTATTTGGTTTTAGCATTCACAAAAAACTCAAAGGCAAGTTCATTCATGGACTATTGTTAGTAGTAGGCTTGTTGATTGCAGTTTTTAACTCCGTCTGGGCAGGGGTTACGCTTATGGCATTTGGACTGGCGTGGTTTTTTAATCTGGCGATTAAAAAAGAGTATTGGATATCAACTAACCTTAAGGTCATCATTGTGGTCATTTCTGCTACTTGGCTTATGGCCAAGTCTTGGATGCCTCTAGGTGCTAATGCGTCAGTAGCTCTCAACTTTGTCTTTGTCGTATGGATAGTCGCTTTGATTCTTGGTGCTTTTTTGATGTTAGAAAAGTATTACTTGAAGGTGTTGTATTGGTGTCTAGACAACAAAAAAAAGTTTTTATCCATTCCCGTTTTTTTGATTTTGTTTGGAGTGACTACCTGGCTGGGTTTTGCGACTGTATTTGGTTTTGTATCCAATGGATTTGATTTGGCTGGAGTACAAATTCGTACCACCAAGATATGGTCGTCCATGGAGAAAACCTTTCCAGGAATAGGTAAAGAATTTATGCCTGCCTTGGATGAGGGGAGTTTTTTGCTCATGCCCACCTCTATGCCTCATGCAGGAATGACTCAAAACAAGCGTGTAGTTCAACAACTAGACATGTTGTTGGCCAATATACCAGAAGTGGAGCTGGCAGTAGGAAAGATGGGGCGTGTAGAGTCAGCACTTGATCCAGCACCGATCTCTATGTATGAAAACATCATCAATTACAAGTCTGAGTACATGGTCAATAAGAAAGGCCACAGGGTAAAGTTTAAAGTGGATGAGGATGGGAATTATAAAACCCAATCTGGCAACTACTTATCTGCTTTAGATGCACTTGACGCTGATCTGACTTTTGATGAGTTAGTACCCGACGACAACGGAAACTATTACCGAAACTGGCGCCCAGAGATTAAATCTCCAGATGATATTTGGAATGAAATTGTGAAGGTGACCAAAATTCCAGGCGTAACATCAGCACCTAAACTACAGCCCATCGAGACCCGCTTGATCATGTTGCAAACGGGCATGCGTGCGCCTATGGGAGTCAAGGTTTATGGGCCTGATTTGGCTACAATAGAATCGTTTGGGCGAGAGTTGGAGGTGATTTTGAAAGAAGTACCATCTGTCAAGTCTGAGGCGGTATTTGCTGATCGCATCGTGGGCAAGCCTTATATTCATCTTAATATTGATCGCCAAAAAATAGCTCGATATGGACTAAGTATTGAAGATATACAACAGACCATCGAAGCTGCGGTGGGTGGTAGGCAAATCACCAGTACGGTAGAAGGTCGCGAACGATTTCCTGTAAGGGTGCGATACCCAAGAGAGCTGCGAGACGACCCTGCCACTTTAGCCAAAATCTATGTACGCACCTCCACAGGCACACAAGTACCGCTGGGAGATCTTATCCATATTTCCTATGCGCAAGGTCCGCAAATGATTAAAAGCGAAGATACTTTTTTGGTAGGCTATGTGTTGTTTGACAAAAAGGATGGCTATGCGGAAGTAGATGTGGTAGAAGAGTCGCAGCGTTCTATTCAAAATAGGATTGATGAAGGGACATTGGTCGTACCTGCAGGTATTAGTTTTAAGTTTTCGGGTAGTTATGAAAATCAAATCAGAGCAGAGAAGCGGCTGGCGATCATCGTGCCATTGGTATTGATTATCATCTTTCTTATTCTCTATTTCCAGTTTAAATCCATTTCTACTTCACTGATGATTTTTATGGGGGTAGCCATGGCATTTAGTGGGGCATTTATGATGCTTTGGTTTTATGGTCAGGACTGGTTTTTGGACTTTTCTCTATTCTCTACCAATATGCGTGAGCTGTTTCAGATTCAGACGGTCAACCTGAGTGTGGCAGTTTGGGTAGGTTTTATTGCTTTGTTTGGCATTGCTACCGACGATGGTGTGCTCATCGGTACTTATTTGGACCAGAGTATGAAAAAGTACCAACCCGCTACAGCTGAGGAGTTGAGAGAAGCAGTGACTCGTGCTGGCTTGCGCAGAATCAAACCAGCCGTGATGACGTCGGCGACTACCATTATTGCTTTGCTGCCTGTACTCACTTCTACGGGTAGAGGAGCCGATGTCATGATTCCGATGGCAATACCAGCTTTTGGAGGGATGATCGTTGCAGCCATTACTTTCTTCGTTACGCCTGTGCTCTACTATTGGAGAGAGGAATATAAACTAAAAAAATCAACGAGATGA
- a CDS encoding TolC family protein has protein sequence MKRVIYFIGLLFWLMSNTGMSQSLDDYLLEAAENNPGLKGAYLRFEAAMERVDQSNALQDPTLSFGYFISPVETRLGPQRVKIGLSQMFPWFGTLSAKEEVANAQAEAAYQMFVDQRDDLFLRVKKLYFLLAEINEHIQWQEENLKILETYKALSTTQFSNSKGSMVNVIRVDILMESAMTEIMINREKKQAIEYAFATLLNRQEKAKIVVEPFESQISPVIYDKDSLLLYNPKLKAKEFQISSAESMQRVAKKQGMPKIGLGLDYVFVGDRTDISVPDNGKNVVMPMFTLSLPIYRKKYKSAIKEAELTQMTLVAEKEELVNGLVSSYYMTKNELETAQQRIALFDHQIESTSIAIDLLYSAYENSGQDFEDVLQMQQELLKYKMAKATAIKQYNLASAQLNYLIAHSNITSK, from the coding sequence ATGAAGCGTGTGATATACTTTATAGGCCTGTTGTTTTGGCTGATGTCCAATACAGGAATGAGCCAAAGCTTGGACGACTATCTACTGGAAGCTGCTGAAAATAACCCAGGACTAAAGGGAGCCTATTTGCGATTTGAAGCGGCTATGGAGCGTGTAGATCAGTCCAATGCTTTGCAAGACCCTACACTTTCGTTTGGTTATTTTATTAGTCCGGTAGAAACTCGATTAGGACCGCAGCGAGTCAAAATTGGCTTGAGCCAAATGTTTCCTTGGTTTGGTACGCTGTCGGCCAAAGAGGAGGTGGCCAATGCACAAGCCGAAGCGGCGTATCAGATGTTTGTGGATCAACGGGATGACTTGTTCTTGCGTGTGAAAAAACTCTATTTCCTTTTGGCCGAAATCAATGAACACATTCAATGGCAAGAAGAGAATTTGAAAATATTAGAAACCTATAAGGCTTTGAGCACAACGCAGTTTTCTAATTCAAAAGGTAGTATGGTCAATGTCATTCGTGTCGATATTTTGATGGAAAGTGCCATGACTGAGATCATGATCAATAGAGAAAAAAAACAGGCTATTGAATATGCTTTTGCCACATTGCTCAACAGGCAAGAAAAGGCAAAAATTGTAGTTGAACCCTTCGAGAGCCAGATTTCACCTGTGATATATGACAAGGATAGTTTGCTGCTCTACAACCCTAAGCTCAAGGCTAAAGAGTTTCAAATTTCATCTGCGGAGTCTATGCAAAGGGTTGCCAAAAAACAAGGTATGCCTAAGATTGGTTTGGGGCTTGATTATGTGTTTGTAGGTGATCGTACAGATATTTCAGTTCCAGACAATGGCAAGAATGTAGTGATGCCCATGTTTACATTGTCTTTACCGATCTATCGTAAAAAATACAAATCTGCCATCAAAGAGGCTGAATTGACACAGATGACATTGGTAGCGGAAAAAGAAGAATTGGTAAATGGCTTAGTTTCATCCTATTATATGACAAAAAATGAACTGGAGACTGCCCAGCAAAGAATTGCGCTCTTTGATCATCAGATAGAAAGCACGTCGATAGCCATCGATTTGCTGTATTCGGCTTATGAAAACTCAGGGCAGGATTTTGAAGATGTGCTGCAGATGCAGCAGGAGTTGCTAAAGTACAAAATGGCCAAGGCCACGGCGATCAAACAATATAATCTCGCCAGTGCCCAACTCAATTATTTGATTGCTCATTCAAACATTACATCAAAATGA
- a CDS encoding efflux RND transporter periplasmic adaptor subunit has product MKKIVENKFALLAFAVLLGGVIGWLVKPTNQSRGEEAHVHEEGTGQTWTCAMHPQIRQTEPGNCPICGMTLTPLSSDTNTEDPVELKMTPTAMQLADVQTEMVTLKIPTKIIRINGKVKADERYVFTQTSHISGRIEQLLLNYTGEYVYKGKVIAYLYSPELVTAQKELFEAYKIRDNQPVLYNASREKLKKWKLTDQQIDGILSSGQPMESFPILSDLTGVVTTKKVNLGDHIKQGAPLFEVANLNKVWLLFDIYERDMAWVKKGDKVNYTFQALPGESFVGNVTFIDPVIDAKSRVARARITVDNRDGRLKPEMFVRGTIEAQLTGGEASIVIPKSAVMWTGKRSIVYVKTNATNGTHFMLRKVTLGPSLGESFVITAGLEAGEEIATHGTFSIDAAAQLAGKPSMMSVVHTPRAAILSVSAKQALAPVYHAYFEMKNALVDDNWEAAKQAGIQLKSSVEGVDMSLFLGSSHGAWLAYRSAFLKSLAHIHHQANEEGVRGVFLQVSSPMVDMTVVFGPLEERIYVQHCPMAERNKGADWLSLEKEIKNPYFGSSMIRCGENRIILK; this is encoded by the coding sequence ATGAAAAAGATAGTAGAAAATAAATTCGCCCTATTGGCTTTTGCTGTGTTGTTGGGTGGTGTCATAGGGTGGTTGGTAAAACCCACTAACCAGTCGAGAGGTGAAGAAGCGCATGTGCATGAGGAGGGGACGGGCCAGACATGGACTTGTGCTATGCATCCGCAAATCCGTCAAACCGAACCTGGCAATTGCCCGATCTGTGGCATGACACTGACACCACTTTCGTCGGATACAAACACCGAAGACCCTGTAGAGTTAAAAATGACGCCCACGGCTATGCAGCTGGCCGATGTACAGACCGAAATGGTGACACTGAAAATACCTACCAAAATCATTAGAATCAATGGTAAAGTAAAAGCAGATGAACGATACGTTTTTACACAAACTTCTCATATTTCTGGTAGGATAGAACAACTGCTGCTCAACTATACAGGGGAGTATGTCTACAAGGGAAAAGTGATTGCTTATCTATATTCTCCTGAGCTGGTTACGGCGCAGAAAGAGTTGTTTGAGGCCTATAAAATCAGAGATAATCAGCCTGTATTGTATAACGCTTCTCGCGAAAAATTGAAAAAATGGAAACTTACTGATCAACAAATCGACGGTATTTTGTCCTCTGGTCAGCCGATGGAGAGTTTTCCTATACTATCGGATTTGACTGGTGTAGTTACCACTAAGAAGGTAAACCTTGGCGATCACATCAAGCAAGGAGCTCCGCTCTTTGAGGTGGCTAACCTGAACAAGGTGTGGCTGCTTTTTGATATTTATGAAAGAGACATGGCTTGGGTAAAAAAAGGTGATAAAGTGAATTATACCTTTCAGGCTTTGCCAGGAGAGTCGTTTGTCGGCAATGTCACCTTTATCGACCCAGTGATAGATGCGAAAAGCCGAGTAGCTAGGGCAAGAATTACCGTAGACAATAGGGACGGGCGATTGAAACCAGAAATGTTTGTAAGGGGTACGATCGAAGCACAGCTCACAGGTGGTGAAGCAAGTATTGTAATACCTAAATCGGCAGTGATGTGGACAGGTAAACGGTCTATCGTTTATGTAAAAACCAATGCTACGAATGGTACACATTTTATGCTTCGAAAGGTCACTTTAGGGCCATCTTTAGGAGAGTCATTTGTAATTACTGCAGGGTTAGAGGCTGGCGAGGAAATTGCCACGCATGGTACGTTTAGTATAGATGCTGCGGCACAGTTGGCTGGCAAACCTAGTATGATGAGTGTTGTACATACCCCCCGTGCTGCTATTCTTAGTGTATCAGCCAAACAAGCACTTGCTCCAGTATATCATGCCTATTTCGAAATGAAAAATGCATTGGTGGATGATAATTGGGAAGCGGCCAAGCAGGCGGGTATACAGCTCAAGTCTTCTGTAGAAGGTGTGGATATGTCACTTTTTTTAGGTTCATCTCATGGGGCTTGGCTGGCGTATCGTAGTGCTTTTCTCAAATCCTTAGCGCATATTCATCATCAGGCAAATGAGGAAGGCGTACGTGGTGTTTTTTTACAGGTCTCATCGCCAATGGTAGATATGACGGTAGTGTTTGGCCCATTAGAGGAAAGGATTTATGTGCAGCATTGCCCGATGGCAGAACGCAACAAAGGAGCCGATTGGCTCAGTTTAGAAAAGGAAATAAAAAACCCCTACTTTGGATCGTCAATGATCAGGTGTGGGGAGAACAGAATAATATTAAAATAG
- the dnaN gene encoding DNA polymerase III subunit beta: MKFIVSSSYLLKQLSAINGVITTNPVVPILENFLFEIADGKLTITASDLQTSMITELEVEAKENGNIAVPSKILLETLRNLPEQPVTFSIDEETYSIEINSDNGRYKLAGENATDFPKVPSVSDGNDVNISSSVLGNAINNTILATSSDELRPAMTGVYLNLSETNTTFVATDGHRLIRYRRVDIASENGASMIIPRKALTLLKSTLPSSNTNVNVQYNVANAFFKFDGIHMVCRLIDERFPDYENVIPANNDNEMIIDRTELLGSLKRIAIYANKTTHQVRLKITGSELVISSEDLDFSNEANERLSCDHNGADIEIGFNGKFLIEMLANIDSTQVSMKFSEPNKAGLLFPVDKDDNEDLLMLVMPVMLSNYSA, translated from the coding sequence ATGAAATTTATAGTTTCTTCCTCTTACCTACTCAAACAGTTGTCTGCCATCAATGGCGTGATCACAACCAATCCAGTAGTTCCAATTTTGGAAAACTTTCTATTCGAAATTGCAGATGGTAAATTGACCATCACGGCATCTGATTTGCAAACCTCCATGATCACTGAGCTGGAAGTGGAAGCGAAAGAAAACGGAAACATAGCAGTACCTTCCAAGATATTGTTGGAAACGTTGAGAAACTTACCCGAACAGCCGGTAACTTTTAGTATCGATGAAGAAACTTATAGCATTGAGATCAATTCTGATAATGGTCGATATAAGTTGGCTGGAGAAAATGCTACTGACTTTCCTAAAGTACCTAGTGTATCTGATGGCAATGATGTGAATATCTCGTCAAGCGTACTTGGTAATGCAATAAACAATACCATTCTAGCAACTAGTAGTGATGAACTTCGCCCTGCTATGACTGGTGTGTATTTGAATCTGTCTGAAACGAATACCACTTTCGTGGCAACGGACGGGCATCGATTGATCCGATACAGAAGAGTAGATATTGCCTCTGAAAACGGCGCAAGTATGATCATTCCAAGAAAAGCATTGACGCTTTTGAAATCTACCTTGCCAAGTAGCAATACCAATGTAAACGTACAATACAATGTAGCCAATGCCTTTTTTAAATTTGATGGCATTCACATGGTTTGTAGATTGATCGATGAGCGTTTCCCAGATTACGAAAATGTAATTCCTGCGAACAATGACAATGAAATGATCATTGATAGAACGGAGTTGCTAGGTTCGTTAAAAAGGATTGCTATCTATGCCAACAAGACTACGCACCAGGTAAGATTAAAAATTACAGGAAGTGAATTGGTTATTTCTTCAGAGGATTTGGATTTCTCTAATGAAGCCAACGAGCGTTTGTCTTGCGATCACAATGGCGCTGATATCGAAATAGGATTCAACGGTAAGTTTTTGATTGAAATGCTCGCTAATATAGATTCTACACAGGTATCTATGAAGTTCTCTGAGCCAAACAAAGCAGGTTTGCTCTTCCCTGTAGATAAAGATGATAACGAAGACCTACTCATGCTCGTGATGCCAGTTATGCTGAGCAACTATTCGGCATAA